The segment ATCTAGAAGCCATATATAAACATACAAAGTCTAGATTTATAGATTATGTAGTAGTTAACAACAAAGATATAACTTCTCGGCAAAAACATTTATATATTTTAGAAAATTCTATTCCAGTAAAAATAGAGAAAGAAAGGTTAGCAGCTATGAAGATTAAACTCCTTGAGGGTGATTTGCTAGCTCAAGCAAATCAGGTTCGCCATGATCCAGATAAGTTAGCACGAATTATTCTTGCTAACTTGTTAAAAGAACATTATCGGAGTAAATCCTTTATTGATGGAATTCTTTTGGAAAGAAAGTTATCATTAAGGTCTAATTAGTTAATAAATCAAAACCCTAGCTTCATTTTCGGGCTAGGGTTTTGATTTTAAGGGGGTATGAATTTCACTTGTCTATTAGTATTATTAACAATAAATTTAATATTTATTCAGAAAAAATATTTGAGAAAGGGCTGTAATTTGATATAATTTTTCTAAAGAAAATGTTAAGGGATGATAAAAATGGCAATTACTTCTTTTTCTGCTAATATAAAATCTGAATTATGTCGTATCAAAAGCCCCCTTTGCTGTATTAAAAGTGAATTAGCTGCCCTTTGTCTAATTAACGGTACAGTGCAAATAAATTCTCGACAAGGGATTGTATTAAATGTTATCACTGAAAATGCCACTATTGCTAAAAGGATATATACCCTTATTAAGGAAGCCTTTGATATCAACAGTAGTATTTTTGTTCGCCGTAAAACAAAACTTAAGAAGAATAATAGTTATCTAGTTGAAGTTAGCGGGAAGGAAAATGTAGAAAATCTCTTAGATAATCTGTACCTTTTAGGTAGTGGTCAAGGGGTAAAAGAAAGGATTCACAATCAGCTGTTGAAAAAACGCTGTTGTAAAAGGGCTTTTATTAGAGGAAGTTTTTTAGCATCTGGTTCTGTAAATAATCCCGATACAACTTCATATCACTGTGAAATAAATGTAAGTTCAGCTAACCATTGTGAGTATTTAGTAAGTTTATTTAAACTTTTCCATTTACGGGTTAAAAGTTTTCAAAGGAGAAATAATTATGTAATTTACCTAAAGGATAGTGATGATATAGTGGATTTTCTCAATATCATCGGTGCCCATAATGCTTTACTAACCTTTGAAAATGCCAGGGTATATAAAGAAATGCGGAACAATGTAAACAGAGTCGTTAACTGTGAAACAGCTAATTTAAATAAAATTGTCGATGCAGCTCAAAAACAAATAGAACAAATAAAAATTATCGAAAAAACCATAGGTCTTGATAATTTACCACAAACTCTAAGGGAGGTAGCTTTAGAGAGGTTAAAGGATCCTTCCTTAAGCTTAAAAGAAATAGGGGAAAGATTAAATCCGCCTGTAGGAAAATCAGGAATAAATCACAGATTTAAGCGTATACAAAAAATAGCAGAGGATCTTATTCAGAATAATTTAAAAGAGGGGGAGAAATAAAAGGTGGTAGAAACTAAAGGGGTTATAAAGATACCCATAGGGTTACACGCAAGACCAGCTGTAATTTTCATTCAAAAAGCTAGTGAATTTACCAGTAATATAAAATTGATTAAAGATGAATTTGAAGTCGATGGGAAAAGTATAATGGGGGTAATGTCACTAGCCTTAGGACATGGTGAAGAAGTAACTATACGGGCAGAAGGGGAAGATGAACAAGAAGCAGTAGAGACACTAATTAAACTTTTAGAGGAACTAGCATAAAAAGATAAACGGCATTTCAGCCGTTTATCTTTTTTTATTGTATTTTTCTACGAACTTCTCAATTCTACCGGTAGTATCTACAACCTTTTGTACTCCAGTATAAAAAGGATGGCAATTAGAACAAATTTCTACCTTTAAATCTTTTTTTGTGGAACCTGTTTCATATTTTGCCCCACAGGCACATTGAATAGTGGTGGTTTGGTAATTAGGATGGATACCAGCTTTCATAAATTTGACCTCTCCCTTCGTTATGTATAAAAAATTAAGATAATTTAATAATAACATAATTATGAATATATGTAAATAAAATAAATTATTTTAAAGAGTTTAAATATATTAATAACAAAATATAACAGGAATAAAAACTTAGATTAATAGTATAGTTAAAAGGAAAAAAGAAGTTTATATAGAATATAATAATATGGGAATAAGTATTATCCTAAGAACTCAATGAAAGGCTTTTATAAATTATTATAGAAAGTATTCGGTAAATAGTTGTGCTGGTTGTAGAAAATGAAAAAATTTAGGAGTGAGATTATGAAATTGGATTTTAGTTTACAGATCCAACAGGTACAAAAATTGTTAATGACTCCACAATTGAAGCAAGCAATTAAGATATTACAAATGCCTGCTTTGGAACTGCAAGAATATATTCAACAAAAGGTCGAAGAAAATCCAGTTTTAGAAGTTACTGAAGAACAGGAAAATGATATCTATATTGATAAAAAAGCCTTTGATAAAAAAACAAAAACTTCAAATGAAGATATTATTGATTGGCAAGAATATTTTAATGAAAGGCATTATGAAGAAGTTAGTTTTGGTAAAGAAGCGGTAGAAAGGGACAGTTTTGAAACTTATACAAAAAAGGAAGTAACTTTTTGGGAATATTTTGAACAACAAATGGGGATGCTCAATCTTTGTAAAAAAGGGGAAAAAATTGCTGAATATATTATAGGTAGTTTAGATGAAAATGGTTATTTACGAACTTCAGTAGAAGAAATTGCCCAGACCTTAGGGGTAAAAGATAGTGAGGTAGAAGTAGTTTTAAAGAAAGTACAGCAGTTAGAACCTGGTATAGCTGCAAGGAGTCTGAAGGAATGTTTGTTATTACAAATTCAGTATAGAAAAGATGCTCCTCTCCATACCCAATGCATAATTGAGAATTATCTTGAATTAGTAGGAGAAATGAAACTGCCTAAATTGGCAGAAATACTAAATTTATCATTACTAGAGGTTCAAGAAATAGTAGATTACATTAAAAAATTAAATCCACGTCCCGGTTTAGCCTTTGTTTCAAACATGGATAACCGTTATATTCAACCCGATGTTTATATTCTGGAGTATGGGGATGAATATATGGTAATTGTTAATGATAGTATTCTTCCTAGATTAAAAATCAATAATTATTATAAATCTTTATTAAATCATGGTAATGATCAGGAACAACAGTATATCAAAGATAATTTAAATAATGCATATAATTTATTAAAAGCCATAGAACAAAGGAAAAGGACTTTACAACAGGTAGTGGAGTTTATTGTAGATTATCAAAAGGAGTTTTTTAAATACGGGATTAAATATCTAAAACCTTTAAAATTAAAAGATGTGGCGGAAAGCTTAAATATACACGAATCAACAGTTTGTAGAGCGACAAATGGAAAATATGCAGATACTCCTAGGGGAATATTTGAATTAAAATATTTTTTTAGTGGTGGTTTAGGATCGAGTTGTGGAGAAGAAATTTCCACAATAGGTATAAAGAAGAGAATAATTGAAATGATAGAAAAGGAAGATAAAAGTAAACCTTTAAGTGATCAACAAATTGCAGATATTTTACAAAAAGAAGGTGTAAATATTTCTAGAAGAACGGTAGCAAAATATCGTGATGAAGCAAATATTCCTTCTTCTGCAAAGAGAAAAAGATATAAATAGTTAAAATTTAAGTCTTCCCTTTAACTTTTAAGGGAAGACTTAGTGCTAATAACCTTATTGGGGGTGTTTTTATGAAGCAGCGGATTAAACAATTCCTTAAAGCTATTACTGCAAAAATAGTTTTAGAAGATGAAGAATTTTTAAACAAATATTTAAAAGACCAAAGGTTAAAGGGGCTTTTTCGACAATTACCAGTTTTTGAACAGCGACATTCCTTAGATGTAGCATATACCATTTTGGAAAAGTATAGCCAAGTTTTAGATGATAATGAGAAAAATTTACTTATAAAAGGGGCATTACTCCATGATGTTGGTAAAATAGGGACAGGCTTAAATCCCTTAACTAAATCACTGGCAGTGGTAATTGATAAACTTTTTCCCCAAATAGCTAAAAAATTGACATTTATAAAATTTATTGATGGATATTATAATCATCCAATCAAAGGTGGTCAGATATTGAAAAAATATGATCTTCCACCAGATGTTATTTACCTGGTGGAAAATCACCATAAAAATAGTAAAAATCATTATGGCCACAGTGGTAAGCTCCTTAAAATATTGATGGATTGTGATGATTTGAATTAATAAATACAATCTTTTTCCAAAAGATCTTGACTTATAATTGGAA is part of the Anaerobranca gottschalkii DSM 13577 genome and harbors:
- the rpoN gene encoding RNA polymerase factor sigma-54 — encoded protein: MKLDFSLQIQQVQKLLMTPQLKQAIKILQMPALELQEYIQQKVEENPVLEVTEEQENDIYIDKKAFDKKTKTSNEDIIDWQEYFNERHYEEVSFGKEAVERDSFETYTKKEVTFWEYFEQQMGMLNLCKKGEKIAEYIIGSLDENGYLRTSVEEIAQTLGVKDSEVEVVLKKVQQLEPGIAARSLKECLLLQIQYRKDAPLHTQCIIENYLELVGEMKLPKLAEILNLSLLEVQEIVDYIKKLNPRPGLAFVSNMDNRYIQPDVYILEYGDEYMVIVNDSILPRLKINNYYKSLLNHGNDQEQQYIKDNLNNAYNLLKAIEQRKRTLQQVVEFIVDYQKEFFKYGIKYLKPLKLKDVAESLNIHESTVCRATNGKYADTPRGIFELKYFFSGGLGSSCGEEISTIGIKKRIIEMIEKEDKSKPLSDQQIADILQKEGVNISRRTVAKYRDEANIPSSAKRKRYK
- the rpmE gene encoding 50S ribosomal protein L31: MKAGIHPNYQTTTIQCACGAKYETGSTKKDLKVEICSNCHPFYTGVQKVVDTTGRIEKFVEKYNKKR
- the whiA gene encoding DNA-binding protein WhiA; translation: MAITSFSANIKSELCRIKSPLCCIKSELAALCLINGTVQINSRQGIVLNVITENATIAKRIYTLIKEAFDINSSIFVRRKTKLKKNNSYLVEVSGKENVENLLDNLYLLGSGQGVKERIHNQLLKKRCCKRAFIRGSFLASGSVNNPDTTSYHCEINVSSANHCEYLVSLFKLFHLRVKSFQRRNNYVIYLKDSDDIVDFLNIIGAHNALLTFENARVYKEMRNNVNRVVNCETANLNKIVDAAQKQIEQIKIIEKTIGLDNLPQTLREVALERLKDPSLSLKEIGERLNPPVGKSGINHRFKRIQKIAEDLIQNNLKEGEK
- a CDS encoding HPr family phosphocarrier protein, which produces MVETKGVIKIPIGLHARPAVIFIQKASEFTSNIKLIKDEFEVDGKSIMGVMSLALGHGEEVTIRAEGEDEQEAVETLIKLLEELA
- a CDS encoding HD domain-containing protein — its product is MKQRIKQFLKAITAKIVLEDEEFLNKYLKDQRLKGLFRQLPVFEQRHSLDVAYTILEKYSQVLDDNEKNLLIKGALLHDVGKIGTGLNPLTKSLAVVIDKLFPQIAKKLTFIKFIDGYYNHPIKGGQILKKYDLPPDVIYLVENHHKNSKNHYGHSGKLLKILMDCDDLN